The DNA region GCTTGAGTCAGAGTTTGGCCGACCACTGACAATCTCCAAGGCAACGACTCCGAAGCTAAATACATCAGCCTTCTCAGTAAGGCGGCCACGCATGGCATATTCCGGGGCAAGGTACCCACTGCATCAACAACTAGTTTGATAAATAAGGGTAAAATCTTGGACAGAGTCAAACTGCATGAATAGAATATAGGGTTTAAGGATCTTACATTGTGCCTGCAACACGGGTGCTGATATGTGTCTTTTTATCATCATAGAGCTTCGCCAACCCAAAATCTGAGATTTTAGGATTAAGGTCTGAGTCAAGCAGAATATTACTAGCCTTGATATCTCTGTGCACGATTCTTAGTCGAGATTCCTCGTGCAAATAAGCTAGACCTCTTGCTACTCCCAAGCATATTTCGAAACGTCTTGGCCAATCAAGGTATAAGTTACTACTTCCTAGAATGttgaaaaaatcaaaataaatcagCATCTTTATATTAGAGATAAGCTATAGCCTACAGGAACTAAAAGGGTATACAACTATAAGATAATACCAAATAGTGCTTGATCAAGACTCTTGTTTTCATGATACTCATACACAAGCAACCGTTTGTTTCCCTCATAGCAGCAGCCGTACAACTTCACGAGGTTGCGGTGCTGGACGCCAGAAATAGTTGCAATCTCCGCCACAAACTCTCTCCTCCCTTGGTGGGAGGCCACAGAGAGTTGCTTAACAGCAACATTTCTCCCATCCTCAAGCGTTCCCTGTTTATCACCAAGTTTAGGCTAAATGACAGATATATCCTGaggtaaattttctttttcctgtttACATCTTTCTAGAGAAAATGAAGAACTTGTGTTAAGATGTAAATCATTAGGTATCTTTTTTACACGCAACTGCACCAATTTTGATTGCTTATAACTTGAAGGCAGAGCTGGCACAAATGAAAGGAGAAATTTTATGGAGGAAATGTATAATGAAAAAAGGCAGTGAATTGAAGATGTGCTTCAAACAATCCCAAAGGAATAGcctacatatttaattttacccCTTCTGCTTTTTGGGTGAAAAATGTGGAAGGGTTACTTTAGCACTTCATTGCAAGAAGAATTACCTTGTATACTGATCCAAATCCTCCCTCTCCAAGCTTATTAGAAGGATTAAAGTCACTCGTTCCGGCTTTTAATACTGCATAACTAAAAGTATATGGCTTCACATCCATTCCCAAGAGCTCTGCAAATTCGATAGGAAAAGATGCTAttaaacttcaaagttcaaattaatcatattttaCCCACCAAAGGGCTTACATAACATAATGACTTCTTTCCATCTCCCCCCAAAAGAGAATAGAAAGTAGAAGAAAGGTTTTGATCTTATAGGAATGTGCAACAAAGACGGCAATACATGAATCTAAAAGATGTTCATCGATAAACATTACATTCATTCTTGCTAGCTAATTTGTGTTCCATACTTCAACGTTGATGCCGAAACAAGATGACATTGTAAAGAAAAATGTTAGCAATCTTTCCAATAGAACTTATCCTAAACTGCTTTGATCTATAGTAAGAGTTGGTAAACCAATTTTTACTAATATCTTGTTGCTTTATCCAGGCCAAGCTACGCTcatatattcacaaaataatttctcaaggaaaaaaaaaaacaaaaaaagggtTACGGCTCTtctgaaaatttattttaaaaaaacatgaagcaaataaaatagaacaggatttgtaataaatttttacTTACCTTCATCGTCATATGTCTCTTGCCTTTTTCTTCTCTGAACAAAACAGTACACAGCAAATACAGAAAGAAAGCTCACGATTCCTACTGCAACAATAATTCCTACAACCATGCCAGTTCTATTCTTCTTTTGTTCAGAGGGAGGTTTGTTACTAACAGTGGGAACAAAATCTGCAGAAAAGCTTAGTtttcaaaatacaatttttaaaaaattttgacaacAGATTTACTTGAAATGATAGTCAGTGATGATCATATGTACCTGGGGTTGCACTAATCGCTGAAATCAAAGGTCCATAAGTACCTTGACTAGGTATACAGCAAGTTCCTTTCCCAGCCCAATATAGATGGATGTCCATATGATTTTCAGATACTTGAACCTTATATTGCCTTGAAAGAGCTCTTAGTGACCCCCCAGCTAATTTTTTAATGTCAAAATCTTTCTCCTTTAGGTTGCCCTGAAGAAACCAACAACTCAGCTAAATGTCATGTATAAGTGAAGATAGAACAAGTCATTGGTAtgagaaaattttcaaattttactctttTAACAAAAACATAGAATATGTAAAGCAATCTACTGTTTGTTAGTCCTTGTGGAAAAGGAATCAATAGATACCCTAAAAGATGAGTTGCAAGGAATACATCATAATTATATGGCAACTACTTTGCAATTTGTGCCCAATCTCATCAGAGTAACAACAGTTAACTAGACTTTATAACAGCATAACTCAACTTAGCCTTAATTCTGATCTAGTTGgaatatgcatgtatgtatctATACAGGTATACATGGATACATGCATACATGTTGCATTCTATTAAGCTCAAATTTGTAGTGAGCCCTTGAGTTTAGCATATCCTTCACATGTTTAAATCATCTTGACCAATTCCATCAATTTCATCCTGAATAGATGCCATTTGAATCATACTTCGAATAATTCAGCTATCTAAcaaaatttctaatatattcACTTGCAAATAAATTATTGAGTCTACAGTCACCCAAATCCTAGAGCACAtacctgtatatatatattaaagatgcGCCTCCCAAGACTCTTCCAAGAAAGAGGATTAGGATTCGGGATTACTGACTCTGCAAACTGGAGGGTGACAGTGTAATTACCATTTTCCAAGCCTAAGCCATAGTACCTTAGAGATCCAGCTGAAATTCTTGCTGTCTGGAAAAGTTCAGAGTCCAAAGTATTTGTAAACTGTGACGAACTGGAGGTTGTGTATTTTGGATTATTGCTATCAGAGGGCAGTCCAACATTACTAACAGCCCACCTGCCTGTGCTTGTCATGTAATATGTTGCTGGACCAAGAGTCGCATTATCCCTCTCATACACTATCTGGTTAGACGACGTTATTTCTTGACCACCACACTTAATAGCAAAGCTAGAGTCTGGGTGATGAGAAAATATGAAGGGTTAAAAGACCTCCATCTCAAAATGCATAGAAATAGAATAGTAGtcatgtaataatttataacATCTAAGAACTTAATCATGCACAGACTACATTGCTTTACAATGAACATTAAATATCAAAACTTAATACAAAAATCTTTTGCTGTTTTAATTATTTGGCATCCTTTTCACATTATGTAGCatgcaaaattatataaaagttaGAGAATAGAAGttgaaaatgagtagaaatttCGTCTTTAAAGAATTACAAAttcaacatattttttttgggcATAAAGTATTGATCAATGAAACACATTTTGGTTTAACTTACAAATGGGATTTCCCCGATTACATGGGAAATTCTTCTGAAGACAATTCAATCCTGAAGGCAGAGCACTGAAAGGAGAAAGAATGCATTGAATCAGATTAACACCAAATCTAAGAGAAGATAAAACTATctccaaataatttttttgacttAATTTGCATCACTCTGTCAGAACAAACTGTTAAACATTTTCTGAGAAAACAGTAGCCTAGCAACAGTTTGTATCAAACCATTTACTATTCTAATCTTAGCTGAGATCCTAAGGTCCTTGTTAAGATTCCTCTATTTTAGGCATAGAAGCTCAGAATgccctttataatttttaaaatttataaattcaaacTAATTCTGAACTGGAACTAGAACAGTGACTGGTACTGTAATGTTCAGGTTCTAGTTCCAGTACCAGTGTACCACCAATCCTAACCTACAACCAAAACATGGAGATGAGTAGCCTAATGTAGATTTTAAATTGACTGAAATATATCTCTACCATTTTAATTATTAGCAACATATTTATTATCTAAGAACATATAAttcaaagaacaaaaaaaagttGAAGACGGTGATTCTGAAACATGGTATATACGGTCAAGTGTAACTCTCACCTGCCGTTAGACCTGTCTATGGTAAAGTTATTGCTGATGAGATTCCTGCAAATTATAAAATAGCAAGTCACAACATCAAAATTCAAGAAGAGACCcctattatattataaagtGAATCTTGAAACAAAAACACACAGATTAGGAAGGAATGTCACACAGTGTGTGATGCTTGTTGTTTAATCATACTTACAGCTCTAAACCTCGTCCGCCAATCCAAGAAGGGAAGCTCCCAGATATTTCATTGTACGATAAATCACTGCAGGTAAAATCTTGACGATGTTAAACATGTTAAGTGTTAATTATAGCCAAcagccaatatatatatatatatatatatatatatatatagggtcataatcaggtgtagCTGCCCCTTAACGTGcagtcagtgcggccgcaccactatgtatacaaatatataccactcaatgttagaaaatgcaccacacaaatatgcatcattaggtacgcatcaccaaaaaacacaccactaggtatgcaaatatacaccacacagtgttagcaaatgcaccattaggggcagggggttatggtgcattattttggctGTGcggtgtgttttatggtgtttttgtgtattttcattgtgttgcgttttctaacattgagtggtgcgaaccgcaccgaccgcacgggaaggcacggccacatttgaacagatttctatatatatatatatgaaagaaattaattgttactccgtatatagATATAAGTCTTAAGGGTTAGTTAATGCCTTAAGCTAAGTGGGGATGAATATTTATGGCAGTAAAGTTTAGCTTTCTAATTAAAAGGATATAACTCACATATTCAGTAAATTTTGGCTCTTCTGTGCAGGCAAAGAACCTGTTAACTTGTTACTACCAAGAAACCTGAAGATTGGAATGACCATATGTAAGTGCACGCTATTGAAATGGTATCAAAGTAAACGAAACTCCAGGATgatttattacaaattttggAGAGCACTAAGCTTGAAAAGTTGATCTGGGACACCTCCTGTCAAATTGTTGAAGCTCAAATCcctataaggaaaaaaaaaaaaaaaaaaacaaacaaacaaacaaacaaatggtTAAATAGTGTTTTTTTATGGagtaagaaataaaattgaataactgaaatttgaaattatattaaatattaaatattgacTCTCAATCACCAGTACATCTTTTGGCTTTAGCCAGGGATTACAAAGTAAATACCTCAGTTAAAACACCAGAAGTAGACActcaaaacattttaattaaacatcCTTCAACCAAAGGACTTACAGCAGTGACAAGCTCTGATATTCTCCAATATTAGAGGGGATGGAACCAGAAATATTGTTATTCCGCAAAACTCTGAGGACCAAGCAATCAGTTAATTATGATTTGTCAGATTCTAGgaaaaaaaggcaaaaaagaggagtataataaaattttgcagATTGGAGCTGATCATAACTCCTTACAATTTGCTTAAATTCTTCATATTCCAAATGAAGTCCAGTGAAGAGCTCCCATTCAAAAGATCACTTATCCTCCTGCAAGTATCCAGTGCAGTAGACATAAGAATATTCTTAAcacacaatttaaaaaaaaaaaaaaaaaaaaaaaaaacaaacaaacaaactttgTAACACATAAAGAAGTAAGGGTTTGGATAAAACTTACAAGTCAACCATTGAGGTCAAATTTGAAAGTGTAGATGGAATTCGGCCCTGAAATGAATTTCCTTCAAACTTCCTGCAGAAATACAAAATTGATGCCAATCATAAATAATGGAAAGTAGAGAAGTAGCAATGGGCATGGGTTAAGAATGATTTTCCAATTAATCTAGAAATCAAGTGCAATGGACTGTCTGGAAAGGATAGTATTATAATAATCTCATTAACAGTCTTACAAGGTAGTAAGCTTTGACAAATTCCCAATGAAATCAGGTATCCTCCCAGTAAACTCATTGTTTGAAGCCCAcctgaaagaaacaaaattgtcTCCAATGAACTCCATTACAGAATTCACCTGaattttactattaaaaaaaaccaaGGACACTTACAGTATTTCTAGGTTCAATAGATTTGCAAATGTTGGAGGTATAGCACCACTAACACCAGAGGCATCCATATAGCTGGCAATTGAATAAAAAAtctatcaattaaaaaaaaaagtgtagcTGGCCTCTAGAAGTCTTATTCATAAAAGCATCA from Ipomoea triloba cultivar NCNSP0323 chromosome 6, ASM357664v1 includes:
- the LOC116022553 gene encoding probable LRR receptor-like serine/threonine-protein kinase At1g56140 isoform X2: MKGKPVTSGVGLMKYRARFYILVIIAFAISAPQLLPAAGAQTPPANNNATLDPAEARILNSIFQKWGIRANNQQWNLSGELCTGAAVDSTSMQDPAYNPGIKCDCSSTPCRITSMKVYALDVTGAIPDELWNLTSLIDLDLGQNYLTGTLSPSIGNLRGMQYLSLGINALSGELPKELELLTEIRSFAIGGNNFSGPLPSGLGNWKSLTQIYMDASGVSGAIPPTFANLLNLEILWASNNEFTGRIPDFIGNLSKLTTLKFEGNSFQGRIPSTLSNLTSMVDLRISDLLNGSSSLDFIWNMKNLSKLVLRNNNISGSIPSNIGEYQSLSLLDLSFNNLTGGVPDQLFKLSALQNLFLGSNKLTGSLPAQKSQNLLNIDLSYNEISGSFPSWIGGRGLELNLISNNFTIDRSNGSALPSGLNCLQKNFPCNRGNPIYSSFAIKCGGQEITSSNQIVYERDNATLGPATYYMTSTGRWAVSNVGLPSDSNNPKYTTSSSSQFTNTLDSELFQTARISAGSLRYYGLGLENGNYTVTLQFAESVIPNPNPLSWKSLGRRIFNIYIQGNLKEKDFDIKKLAGGSLRALSRQYKVQVSENHMDIHLYWAGKGTCCIPSQGTYGPLISAISATPDFVPTVSNKPPSEQKKNRTGMVVGIIVAVGIVSFLSVFAVYCFVQRRKRQETYDDEELLGMDVKPYTFSYAVLKAGTSDFNPSNKLGEGGFGSVYKGTLEDGRNVAVKQLSVASHQGRREFVAEIATISGVQHRNLVKLYGCCYEGNKRLLVYEYHENKSLDQALFGSSNLYLDWPRRFEICLGVARGLAYLHEESRLRIVHRDIKASNILLDSDLNPKISDFGLAKLYDDKKTHISTRVAGTIGYLAPEYAMRGRLTEKADVFSFGVVALEIVSGRPNSDSSLQQDKIYLLEWAWHLHENNRDVDVVDERLSDFNKDEVKRVIGVSLLCTQASPSMRPSMSRVVAMLSGDTEVPTVTSRPSYLTDWKFDDRTGFMTDIHGSQTAGDYSSVATTSVTTTDLNSSPLDASGPMLREIIREGR
- the LOC116022553 gene encoding probable LRR receptor-like serine/threonine-protein kinase At1g56140 isoform X1, with protein sequence MKGKPVTSGVGLMKYRARFYILVIIAFAISAPQLLPAAGAQTPPANNNATLDPAEARILNSIFQKWGIRANNQQWNLSGELCTGAAVDSTSMQDPAYNPGIKCDCSSTPCRITSMKVYALDVTGAIPDELWNLTSLIDLDLGQNYLTGTLSPSIGNLRGMQYLSLGINALSGELPKELELLTEIRSFAIGGNNFSGPLPSGLGNWKSLTQIYMDASGVSGAIPPTFANLLNLEILWASNNEFTGRIPDFIGNLSKLTTLKFEGNSFQGRIPSTLSNLTSMVDLRISDLLNGSSSLDFIWNMKNLSKLVLRNNNISGSIPSNIGEYQSLSLLDLSFNNLTGGVPDQLFKLSALQNLFLGSNKLTGSLPAQKSQNLLNIDLSYNEISGSFPSWIGGRGLELNLISNNFTIDRSNGSALPSGLNCLQKNFPCNRGNPIYSSFAIKCGGQEITSSNQIVYERDNATLGPATYYMTSTGRWAVSNVGLPSDSNNPKYTTSSSSQFTNTLDSELFQTARISAGSLRYYGLGLENGNYTVTLQFAESVIPNPNPLSWKSLGRRIFNIYIQLSCWFLQGNLKEKDFDIKKLAGGSLRALSRQYKVQVSENHMDIHLYWAGKGTCCIPSQGTYGPLISAISATPDFVPTVSNKPPSEQKKNRTGMVVGIIVAVGIVSFLSVFAVYCFVQRRKRQETYDDEELLGMDVKPYTFSYAVLKAGTSDFNPSNKLGEGGFGSVYKGTLEDGRNVAVKQLSVASHQGRREFVAEIATISGVQHRNLVKLYGCCYEGNKRLLVYEYHENKSLDQALFGSSNLYLDWPRRFEICLGVARGLAYLHEESRLRIVHRDIKASNILLDSDLNPKISDFGLAKLYDDKKTHISTRVAGTIGYLAPEYAMRGRLTEKADVFSFGVVALEIVSGRPNSDSSLQQDKIYLLEWAWHLHENNRDVDVVDERLSDFNKDEVKRVIGVSLLCTQASPSMRPSMSRVVAMLSGDTEVPTVTSRPSYLTDWKFDDRTGFMTDIHGSQTAGDYSSVATTSVTTTDLNSSPLDASGPMLREIIREGR